One window from the genome of Mycolicibacterium gadium encodes:
- the nagA gene encoding N-acetylglucosamine-6-phosphate deacetylase: MLLTADTLLTGRELLRPGWIEISGDRIYSVGAGAPPRVADRALGGVTVVPGFVDTHVHGGGGTNFSTAARTDTSTAVDFHRRHGTTSLVASLVTAAPDDLLHQVTGLAGDARDGLIDGIHLEGPWLSTVRCGAHQPALMRDPDPAEIDRVLEAGAGTIRMITIAPERQGALAAIQRIVDGGVVAAVGHTDATYDQTRAAIAAGATVATHLFNAMRPINTREPGPVIALLEDPRATVELIADGVHVDPALYRHVSRSAGADRVSLITDAISAAGMSDGTYQLGPLEVDVVDGVARVAGTPTIAGSTATMDHQFRFAVQHSGVDRDEALMAAVRQASVNPARALGLPAAELESGGAADLVVLDHALQVTGVLHRGSWTVDPEKGK, translated from the coding sequence GTGCTACTGACGGCCGACACCCTGTTGACAGGACGAGAGTTGTTGCGGCCCGGATGGATTGAGATATCCGGTGACCGCATCTATTCTGTCGGTGCCGGAGCCCCGCCTCGTGTCGCAGACCGCGCTCTCGGCGGGGTGACTGTGGTGCCGGGGTTCGTTGACACGCACGTCCACGGTGGGGGAGGGACGAACTTCTCTACGGCCGCGCGCACCGATACGTCAACGGCCGTCGACTTCCACCGTAGGCACGGCACCACGTCGTTGGTCGCGTCGTTGGTCACCGCCGCCCCCGATGACTTACTGCATCAGGTAACCGGGTTGGCCGGTGATGCCCGTGACGGCCTCATCGACGGGATCCACCTCGAGGGTCCCTGGCTCTCGACCGTGCGGTGCGGGGCACACCAGCCGGCCCTGATGCGCGACCCCGACCCTGCGGAGATCGACCGGGTGTTGGAGGCCGGCGCGGGGACCATACGCATGATCACCATCGCACCGGAACGCCAAGGGGCACTCGCCGCGATCCAGCGGATCGTCGACGGGGGCGTGGTGGCCGCGGTGGGGCACACCGACGCGACCTACGACCAGACCCGCGCGGCGATCGCGGCGGGTGCGACGGTGGCGACGCACCTGTTCAACGCGATGCGCCCGATCAACACCCGCGAACCCGGACCGGTCATCGCGCTTCTGGAAGACCCCCGCGCGACGGTCGAGCTGATCGCCGACGGTGTGCACGTCGATCCGGCTCTGTACCGCCACGTTTCACGCAGTGCCGGAGCGGACCGGGTGTCACTGATCACCGACGCGATCTCGGCGGCAGGCATGAGCGACGGTACCTATCAGCTCGGTCCACTGGAAGTCGACGTCGTGGACGGAGTGGCGCGCGTGGCGGGAACACCGACGATCGCCGGCAGCACGGCGACCATGGACCACCAGTTCCGCTTCGCCGTGCAACACAGCGGGGTCGATCGTGACGAGGCGTTGATGGCGGCAGTGCGACAGGCGTCGGTGAACCCGGCGCGCGCGCTCGGACTTCCCGCCGCGGAACTCGAATCGGGGGGCGCCGCCGACTTGGTCGTGCTCGACCATGCACTCCAGGTGACCGGCGTGCTGCACCGCGGCTCGTGGACGGTCGATCCTGAGAAGGGTAAGTGA
- the nagB gene encoding glucosamine-6-phosphate deaminase, which translates to MEVIILQDAAEIGAVGADAVVALLDRKPDAVLGLATGSSPLAIYDELARRCDSGAVSFREARGFTLDEYVGLLANHPQRYRNVIDEVFVSKVDFAPGAVDGPNGLAADIPAACAEYEAAIRDAGGVDLQILGIGTDGHIAFNEPGSSLGSRTRIKTLTRQTRIDNARFFGGDVDAVPTHCLTQGLATILEASHLILVATGRQKAEAVHQLVEGPVSAMWPATILQLHPHVTVLLDGAAAQRLQLVDYYRETYRSKPEWQGI; encoded by the coding sequence ATGGAAGTCATCATCCTGCAGGATGCTGCCGAGATCGGCGCCGTCGGCGCCGACGCGGTAGTCGCACTGCTCGATCGAAAACCGGACGCAGTCCTCGGTCTGGCCACCGGGTCATCGCCGCTGGCGATCTACGACGAACTCGCGCGTCGCTGCGACAGCGGCGCGGTCTCCTTCCGTGAGGCACGCGGCTTCACACTCGACGAGTACGTCGGCCTGCTCGCCAACCACCCTCAGCGCTATCGCAATGTCATCGACGAGGTCTTCGTCTCCAAAGTCGACTTCGCCCCCGGCGCGGTCGATGGGCCCAATGGGCTCGCCGCCGACATCCCGGCCGCATGCGCGGAGTACGAGGCCGCCATCCGCGACGCCGGGGGTGTCGATCTGCAGATCCTCGGCATCGGCACGGATGGGCACATCGCCTTCAACGAGCCCGGTTCCTCGTTGGGATCACGCACCCGTATCAAGACGCTGACCAGACAGACACGGATTGACAATGCCCGCTTTTTCGGCGGTGACGTCGACGCGGTGCCGACCCACTGCCTTACGCAGGGGCTGGCGACCATATTGGAGGCCAGTCACCTGATTCTGGTGGCGACGGGCCGGCAGAAGGCAGAAGCCGTGCATCAGCTCGTCGAGGGCCCGGTCAGCGCGATGTGGCCCGCGACGATATTGCAACTCCACCCGCATGTCACGGTGCTGTTGGACGGGGCGGCGGCCCAACGGCTGCAGCTCGTCGACTACTACCGCGAGACCTACCGTTCCAAACCCGAATGGCAGGGCATCTGA
- a CDS encoding TIGR03619 family F420-dependent LLM class oxidoreductase, translating into MTTRKPELSLYLATFTNGPHHDWRATLKLAQEMDTAGVDRLVVSDHLVFGENLDAYADPSLGGQAGGKQPTGPDGAWLEPLIVLTAIAATTTRIRLGTAILLAALRRPAVLAKQLATLDVLSDGRVDLGVGVGWQREEYEAAGLSFEDRGRLLDHTLEVCQALWTQQRVSYDSAELSFDGIHQMPKPVQPGGVPLWISGTVNNAVARRIARFGSGWIPWGPAYADIPGAIAAIKDKIVEFGGDPTDLQVQGVARVVKGDDGSIDYEGSAAAVPALVEAGVTDVRFPASLTADPDRALEVMSSLVEAFRDATR; encoded by the coding sequence ATGACCACACGCAAACCCGAACTCTCGTTGTACCTGGCGACCTTCACCAACGGTCCGCACCACGACTGGCGGGCCACGTTGAAACTTGCTCAGGAGATGGACACGGCCGGGGTCGACCGGCTCGTGGTATCGGACCATCTTGTTTTCGGGGAGAACCTAGACGCGTATGCAGATCCATCCCTCGGCGGGCAGGCGGGTGGTAAGCAGCCGACCGGACCCGACGGCGCATGGCTGGAACCGCTGATCGTGTTGACCGCGATCGCGGCCACGACGACCCGTATCAGGCTCGGCACCGCAATCCTGCTGGCCGCATTGCGGCGCCCCGCGGTCTTGGCCAAACAACTCGCCACTCTGGACGTGCTGTCGGACGGTCGGGTGGATCTGGGCGTCGGAGTCGGTTGGCAACGCGAGGAGTACGAAGCAGCGGGTTTATCTTTCGAGGACCGCGGACGTCTACTCGACCACACGCTCGAGGTCTGCCAGGCCCTCTGGACGCAACAGCGGGTGTCCTACGATTCAGCCGAGCTCAGCTTCGATGGCATCCACCAGATGCCCAAACCTGTGCAACCCGGCGGTGTTCCGCTGTGGATCAGCGGAACTGTCAACAACGCGGTGGCACGACGGATCGCACGCTTCGGAAGCGGCTGGATCCCATGGGGTCCGGCCTATGCGGACATCCCGGGCGCGATCGCTGCGATCAAGGACAAGATCGTCGAGTTCGGTGGCGACCCCACCGATCTGCAGGTGCAGGGAGTCGCGCGCGTCGTGAAGGGTGACGACGGATCGATTGACTATGAGGGTTCCGCCGCCGCGGTTCCCGCCCTCGTCGAGGCAGGTGTCACCGACGTCCGGTTCCCGGCATCGCTGACGGCCGACCCCGATCGGGCGCTCGAGGTCATGTCCTCTCTCGTCGAGGCGTTCCGCGACGCCACGCGCTGA
- a CDS encoding PTS transporter subunit EIIC, giving the protein MSETSKPTGTQAKSGLRFPGFAQLQRLGKSLMLPIAVLPAAGILLRLGQPDLLGRIETPVIGDFFKAMSAAGDALFSNLPLLFAVGVAIGFARKADGSTALSAVVGYLVMEAVFKTMSPIVLAGELDKAGEQAQINYSVFAGIVIGLVTAWLFDRYHTIQLPSYLGFFGGRRFVPIVVSLASLFIAFAMSYFYPIFDAGLTSLGEFIGGAGALGAFVYGFANRMLIPFGLHHIPNSYIWFLYGDYQPPGGEAVTGELTRFAAGDPTAGILTSGFYPILMFGLPAAALAMIHVANKKQRKLAVGILAAAALTAFLTGVTEPLEFAFMFVAFPLYIIHAVLTGLSLVIAYLLDIHLGFSFSAGLIDLLLYGTAPAAKNVPLLIGMGVVFFVVYYLLFRFAITKWNLRTPGREPESEFEAEEQANLGEGDDSSTAVSASGASATLAAPARTDSKAEQVIAAFGGRENLVNVDACITRLRVDVSDKDKVDQARLKSLGAAGVIEVGNSVQAVFGTDAEALKNDINEIL; this is encoded by the coding sequence ATGAGCGAAACATCGAAACCCACTGGTACACAGGCGAAGTCGGGTCTTCGCTTCCCGGGATTTGCGCAATTGCAGCGCCTGGGCAAGAGCCTGATGCTGCCGATCGCTGTCCTGCCCGCGGCAGGCATCCTGCTCCGGCTCGGTCAGCCCGACCTGCTGGGCCGAATCGAAACCCCCGTGATCGGCGATTTCTTCAAGGCGATGAGCGCGGCGGGCGATGCCCTGTTCAGCAACCTGCCGCTGCTGTTCGCCGTGGGTGTGGCGATCGGTTTCGCCAGGAAAGCCGACGGTTCCACCGCACTGTCGGCCGTCGTCGGCTACCTGGTGATGGAGGCGGTCTTCAAGACCATGTCGCCAATCGTCCTGGCAGGTGAGCTGGACAAGGCGGGCGAGCAGGCCCAGATCAACTACAGCGTGTTCGCCGGCATCGTTATCGGTCTGGTGACGGCATGGCTGTTCGACCGCTATCACACCATCCAGCTGCCGTCCTACCTCGGCTTCTTCGGCGGCAGGCGGTTCGTTCCGATCGTGGTGTCGCTGGCGAGCCTGTTCATCGCCTTTGCGATGAGCTACTTCTATCCGATCTTCGACGCTGGACTGACCAGTCTCGGGGAGTTCATCGGCGGTGCGGGCGCCCTCGGCGCCTTTGTGTACGGCTTCGCCAACCGCATGCTGATCCCGTTCGGTCTACACCACATCCCGAACTCGTACATCTGGTTCCTCTACGGCGACTACCAACCGCCTGGCGGTGAAGCCGTCACCGGCGAATTGACCCGGTTCGCCGCGGGTGATCCGACCGCGGGGATCCTCACCTCGGGCTTCTACCCCATCCTGATGTTCGGGCTGCCCGCCGCGGCGCTGGCGATGATCCACGTCGCGAACAAGAAGCAACGCAAGCTCGCGGTCGGAATCCTGGCTGCGGCCGCGCTGACCGCGTTCTTGACCGGCGTGACCGAACCGCTGGAGTTCGCGTTCATGTTCGTGGCGTTCCCGCTCTACATCATTCACGCGGTGCTCACCGGGCTGTCGCTGGTCATCGCCTACCTGCTCGACATACACCTGGGCTTCTCGTTCTCAGCCGGACTGATCGACCTGCTGCTGTACGGCACCGCGCCGGCGGCGAAGAACGTCCCGCTGCTGATCGGCATGGGCGTGGTCTTCTTCGTCGTCTACTACCTGTTGTTTCGGTTCGCGATCACGAAATGGAATCTGCGGACACCGGGCCGCGAACCCGAGAGCGAGTTCGAGGCGGAGGAACAGGCCAACCTTGGTGAGGGCGACGATTCGTCGACTGCGGTGTCGGCCAGCGGTGCCTCCGCCACGCTGGCCGCGCCCGCCCGGACGGACAGCAAGGCCGAGCAGGTGATCGCGGCGTTTGGCGGACGGGAGAACCTCGTCAACGTGGACGCCTGCATCACCCGCTTGCGCGTGGACGTGTCCGACAAGGACAAGGTGGACCAAGCCCGTCTGAAGAGCCTCGGCGCGGCGGGCGTCATCGAGGTCGGCAACAGTGTCCAAGCGGTGTTCGGCACCGACGCCGAGGCGTTGAAGAACGACATCAACGAGATTCTCTAA
- a CDS encoding nitroreductase family protein, whose product MSRQDVPRVSDDLWTVMQSATAVRRYRSDPVPDDVLEKCLLAASWAPSGGNGQPWKFVVIRSPELREVITSAARQTWEVMKDFYRLPAVAEDADDPKSRVLRAMAEHMHVGGGAPELVLFCVQPQRGTTEMQQAGSIFPAVQNFLLAARAQGLGAAITLWHGHCEKELRASIGIPDDWKIATLLTVGWPAGGHHVVSRKPLSTAAVIDRWDRSWVTP is encoded by the coding sequence ATGAGCCGTCAAGACGTGCCGCGGGTCTCCGATGACCTCTGGACGGTGATGCAGTCTGCGACCGCGGTACGGCGTTATCGCAGCGATCCTGTCCCCGATGACGTGCTGGAGAAGTGCCTGCTGGCGGCGTCCTGGGCACCGTCGGGCGGCAACGGGCAGCCGTGGAAATTCGTGGTGATCCGCAGCCCGGAACTTCGTGAGGTGATCACGTCTGCGGCTCGGCAGACGTGGGAGGTGATGAAGGACTTTTATCGGTTGCCTGCGGTCGCAGAGGACGCTGATGACCCGAAGTCGCGTGTTCTCCGAGCCATGGCTGAACACATGCACGTCGGCGGTGGCGCCCCGGAACTCGTGTTGTTCTGTGTGCAGCCCCAACGTGGGACCACCGAAATGCAGCAGGCGGGGTCGATCTTTCCGGCCGTCCAGAACTTCTTGCTGGCCGCGCGCGCCCAGGGCCTCGGGGCGGCCATCACCTTATGGCACGGTCACTGCGAGAAAGAACTGCGCGCATCTATCGGCATCCCGGATGACTGGAAGATCGCTACGCTATTGACGGTCGGCTGGCCGGCTGGGGGGCACCACGTCGTGTCCCGCAAACCATTGTCCACGGCAGCGGTGATAGACCGGTGGGATAGGTCGTGGGTCACCCCGTGA
- a CDS encoding PTS sugar transporter subunit IIA, whose amino-acid sequence MGTTQVFAPVGGRAVPLTEVPDPVFSAGMVGHGAAVDPPHEMIEAVAPVSGKLLKLMPHAYIVVTPGNVGVLVHLGLDTVQLKGDGFTTHLNQGDSVTAGQVVITYDVASVVAKGLNPIVPVVVMDERAPDNIVPAESVLEGAQIPSGAKLFIANE is encoded by the coding sequence GTGGGTACGACTCAGGTCTTCGCGCCGGTCGGCGGCCGTGCAGTTCCGCTCACCGAGGTGCCCGACCCGGTGTTCTCGGCAGGCATGGTGGGCCACGGCGCAGCTGTCGACCCTCCGCACGAGATGATCGAGGCGGTCGCGCCGGTCAGCGGGAAACTGCTGAAACTGATGCCGCACGCCTACATCGTCGTGACCCCGGGCAACGTCGGCGTGCTCGTCCACCTCGGCCTGGATACCGTTCAACTCAAGGGCGACGGTTTCACGACCCATCTGAACCAAGGTGACAGTGTCACCGCCGGCCAGGTGGTCATCACCTATGACGTCGCGTCGGTCGTCGCGAAAGGACTCAACCCGATCGTGCCCGTCGTCGTGATGGACGAACGCGCCCCGGACAATATAGTGCCCGCCGAATCGGTCCTCGAGGGTGCGCAGATTCCCTCCGGCGCAAAACTTTTCATTGCGAACGAATAG
- a CDS encoding SDR family oxidoreductase: MGHPVTVCVLGAAGGLAQHIAAEFDTSAIGLDDELPNECDGVIVVVGESPGPAPRPIKDMSESEWRDTAETAAFRVMRVFQRARVVTLARRGNIVVVAPSIGLVGGPELSHYVSGIEAIRALAKSAARQWAPEQISVNLIVVPLELVAGGVGELARHVGSAARKDADLADAVVRAVKFLLSGAGPGLTGSTLVVDGGAVMVP; the protein is encoded by the coding sequence GTGGGTCACCCCGTGACAGTGTGCGTGCTGGGGGCTGCCGGCGGTTTAGCCCAGCACATCGCAGCGGAATTCGACACCAGCGCAATCGGTTTGGATGATGAGCTGCCGAACGAGTGTGACGGCGTCATCGTTGTGGTCGGCGAAAGCCCGGGTCCAGCGCCGCGGCCGATCAAAGACATGTCCGAATCCGAATGGCGAGACACCGCTGAAACCGCCGCGTTTCGCGTGATGCGCGTGTTCCAACGGGCACGCGTCGTCACCCTGGCACGGCGCGGGAACATCGTTGTGGTCGCGCCGAGCATCGGACTGGTCGGGGGGCCTGAGTTGTCGCACTATGTCAGCGGTATCGAGGCGATTCGCGCGCTGGCCAAGTCCGCAGCCAGGCAGTGGGCACCGGAGCAGATCAGCGTCAACCTCATTGTTGTCCCACTCGAATTGGTCGCAGGTGGGGTGGGTGAGCTCGCCCGGCACGTCGGTAGCGCGGCGCGCAAGGACGCCGATCTGGCAGATGCGGTCGTTCGCGCCGTGAAATTCTTGCTGTCTGGCGCGGGGCCAGGACTCACCGGATCGACGTTGGTGGTTGACGGTGGCGCGGTGATGGTGCCATGA
- the fadD4 gene encoding fatty-acid--CoA ligase FadD4 — MQLRDHVGSTKPAVVLHPSGTVVTFTELEARANRLAHFLRRAGLRAGDTVAILMENNEHIHAAMWAARRSGLYYTLVNTHLKASEVAYIVTDSGAKAVISSRAMQEICEHLSIESLAAAVLADDDLDGWQRYPDCVAAEPATPIADESDGLLLQYSAGSTGRPKGIRRPLNSARPTLSTPVFEALGVTVDSVYLSPAPIYHTAPAMWTMAAQAVGATTVVMERFDAEQALKSIERYGVTHAQFVPSMFVRMLRLPAEARLRYDVSTLERVVHAAAPCPPEIKRQMIDWWGPIVDEYYGSSEGAGISFIRAEEWLERPGSVGKPMLGLPHILDVNGHELPPGEIGEIYYEGGYPFEYLNDTAKTAEGRTAGGWVTVGDVGYVDTDGYLYLTDRRNHMIISGGVNIYPQETENMLISHPAVVDAAVFGIPDDIMGQSVKAVVQLADPADGNDLLAAELITWLRDRLAHYKCPRSISFEAQLPRTDAGKLYKQQLIDKYGG, encoded by the coding sequence ATGCAGCTTCGCGATCATGTCGGATCGACGAAACCCGCTGTTGTGCTTCATCCCTCCGGAACGGTGGTGACATTCACCGAATTGGAGGCGCGTGCGAACCGGCTCGCTCATTTTCTCCGCCGCGCCGGACTGAGGGCCGGCGACACCGTCGCGATCCTGATGGAGAACAACGAACACATTCACGCTGCGATGTGGGCGGCGCGGCGGAGCGGGCTCTACTACACGTTGGTCAACACGCACCTCAAGGCATCCGAGGTCGCGTACATCGTGACCGACAGCGGGGCAAAGGCCGTCATCTCGTCCCGTGCGATGCAGGAGATCTGCGAGCACCTGTCGATCGAGTCGCTTGCCGCTGCTGTGCTAGCCGACGACGACCTCGACGGCTGGCAGCGCTACCCGGATTGTGTGGCAGCCGAGCCGGCGACGCCGATCGCCGACGAAAGCGACGGCCTGCTGCTGCAGTACTCGGCGGGCAGTACCGGGCGTCCCAAAGGAATTCGGCGTCCGCTGAACTCAGCACGTCCAACCCTGTCGACGCCGGTGTTCGAAGCCCTAGGTGTGACAGTGGATTCGGTGTACCTGAGCCCCGCGCCGATTTATCACACGGCGCCAGCGATGTGGACAATGGCCGCGCAGGCTGTCGGCGCGACCACGGTGGTCATGGAACGCTTCGATGCCGAGCAGGCGTTGAAAAGTATTGAGCGTTACGGCGTCACGCATGCGCAGTTCGTGCCTTCGATGTTCGTCCGCATGCTGCGCCTGCCAGCGGAAGCGCGGCTACGTTACGACGTGTCGACCCTCGAGCGCGTCGTCCACGCGGCCGCCCCATGTCCACCCGAGATCAAGCGCCAGATGATCGATTGGTGGGGTCCGATTGTCGACGAATACTACGGATCATCGGAAGGTGCGGGCATCTCGTTCATCCGTGCCGAGGAATGGCTCGAACGGCCGGGATCCGTCGGTAAGCCGATGCTCGGGTTGCCGCACATTCTCGATGTGAACGGGCACGAGCTACCGCCTGGTGAGATCGGCGAGATCTATTACGAGGGTGGTTATCCGTTCGAATATCTCAACGACACTGCGAAGACGGCGGAGGGACGCACTGCTGGGGGCTGGGTCACGGTCGGCGACGTCGGTTACGTCGACACCGACGGATATCTCTATCTCACCGACCGCCGCAACCACATGATCATCTCGGGTGGCGTCAACATCTATCCACAGGAGACGGAGAACATGTTGATCAGCCATCCGGCAGTGGTCGATGCCGCGGTTTTCGGGATACCGGATGACATCATGGGTCAATCCGTAAAGGCCGTCGTCCAATTAGCCGACCCCGCCGACGGTAATGACCTACTCGCCGCTGAATTGATCACGTGGCTACGAGATCGGCTGGCGCATTACAAATGTCCCCGGTCCATCTCGTTCGAGGCGCAACTTCCGCGCACAGATGCGGGAAAGCTCTACAAGCAGCAGCTGATCGACAAATACGGAGGTTAG
- a CDS encoding patatin-like phospholipase family protein, with the protein MDNSSADAVFNRLSRREVALDLVEAVEDEVVDSVGTVALPYAEPALLLQKMENKLVRHHLAKPEVLRAEELRKLRYILNFARLADFEPGAAGPGGSRGRGDVSVGGEVAPWRARVADSLYGPLREERDPARALAKARDVLAELTDDQDLQRRQLIGNHGNDFSPAELDAEVGYKKLVTVLGGGGGAGFVYIGGMQRLLEAGQVPDYMIGSSFGSIMGSVVARALPVPIEEYVAWAKTVSYGAILGPERLRRRHGLAGMFSLRFDQFADALFRRADGERMRMSDLAIPFDVVVAGVRRQPYAALPSRFRRPELAALQMRTLPFLPIGIGPQVAARLWQVSAFIDLRVVKPVVIGDNDQTRQFDVVDAASFSSAIPGVLHHETSDPRMVPLLDALCEDKEVAALVDGGAASNVPVELAWKRVRDGRLGTRNACYLAFDCFHPQWDPRHLWLIPIAQAVQLQMVRNAPYADHLVRFAPTLSPANLAPSAASIDRACTWGRKSLDKAIPVTTALLQPTWWEGDRSAVPGAEPAHPASVASPMSAVMAATHEPANRLARWRNRRLT; encoded by the coding sequence ATGGACAACTCGTCAGCCGACGCCGTATTCAATCGGCTCAGCCGCCGCGAGGTCGCGCTCGATCTCGTCGAGGCAGTCGAGGACGAGGTCGTCGACTCCGTCGGCACTGTCGCTTTACCGTACGCCGAGCCGGCGCTCCTCCTGCAGAAGATGGAGAACAAACTCGTCCGGCACCATCTCGCCAAACCGGAGGTGTTGAGAGCCGAGGAGCTGCGCAAGCTGCGTTACATCCTCAACTTCGCCCGGCTCGCCGATTTCGAGCCCGGGGCAGCGGGGCCCGGCGGCAGCCGCGGACGCGGCGACGTCTCGGTGGGCGGCGAGGTGGCGCCTTGGCGCGCCAGGGTGGCCGATTCGCTGTACGGCCCGCTGCGCGAGGAACGTGACCCGGCAAGGGCATTGGCGAAGGCGCGCGATGTCCTGGCCGAACTGACCGACGACCAGGACCTGCAACGTCGTCAGCTGATCGGCAATCACGGGAACGACTTCTCCCCCGCCGAACTCGATGCCGAGGTCGGATACAAGAAACTCGTCACCGTACTCGGCGGCGGTGGCGGTGCAGGGTTTGTCTATATCGGCGGCATGCAACGACTGCTCGAGGCGGGTCAGGTACCGGACTACATGATCGGCTCATCATTCGGATCGATCATGGGCAGTGTGGTCGCTCGGGCTCTGCCGGTGCCTATCGAGGAGTACGTCGCGTGGGCCAAGACCGTGTCGTACGGCGCGATCCTTGGCCCCGAACGCCTTCGCCGCAGACACGGGCTGGCCGGTATGTTTTCGTTGCGCTTCGACCAGTTCGCCGATGCGCTGTTCAGACGTGCCGATGGCGAGCGGATGCGGATGTCGGACTTGGCGATTCCATTCGACGTCGTGGTCGCCGGTGTGCGCAGGCAGCCGTATGCAGCTCTGCCGTCGAGGTTTCGCCGCCCGGAACTGGCGGCGTTGCAGATGCGGACGCTGCCCTTCCTCCCCATCGGTATCGGGCCCCAGGTAGCGGCCCGATTGTGGCAGGTGTCTGCATTCATCGACCTGCGGGTCGTCAAGCCGGTCGTCATCGGCGACAACGACCAGACTCGCCAGTTCGACGTCGTTGACGCGGCGTCCTTTTCGTCGGCCATTCCCGGTGTGCTGCACCATGAAACGAGCGATCCGCGAATGGTCCCGTTGCTCGACGCGCTGTGTGAAGACAAGGAGGTCGCCGCGTTGGTCGACGGTGGCGCCGCGAGCAACGTGCCCGTCGAGCTGGCGTGGAAGCGGGTCCGCGACGGCAGGCTCGGCACCCGTAATGCCTGTTATCTGGCATTCGACTGCTTTCACCCGCAATGGGATCCCCGTCACCTGTGGCTGATCCCGATCGCCCAGGCGGTCCAGCTGCAGATGGTGCGCAACGCTCCGTATGCCGACCATCTGGTGCGCTTCGCGCCGACGCTGTCGCCAGCGAATCTCGCACCGTCGGCGGCGTCCATCGACCGCGCCTGCACGTGGGGACGTAAGAGCCTCGACAAGGCCATCCCCGTGACGACCGCGCTACTTCAGCCGACGTGGTGGGAGGGTGACCGGTCTGCAGTCCCGGGCGCCGAGCCCGCCCACCCGGCATCGGTGGCGTCGCCGATGAGCGCGGTGATGGCCGCCACCCACGAGCCCGCGAACCGCTTGGCGCGGTGGCGAAATCGACGCCTGACATGA
- a CDS encoding SDR family NAD(P)-dependent oxidoreductase, whose amino-acid sequence MTLHGLSVLVTGAGGGVGRGIALACAAAGAHVFVGTRGLNGEAVTGEIIRRGDRATWVSCDVTDRASVVDAVSAAVTSTGRLDAVVHNATSSASSQPHELAMVDAQLWEEHVSVSLRGAYYCAQTSFEALSARGGTFVVMTSAAGMKGSATLPLYSMVKGALRGFAKSLAREWASVGITVNVVSPIAYSTAMTAAIEADPLMGERLSRHIPLGRVGDPETDVGAAVAMLLCRDARYVTGQTFGIDGGHFTSL is encoded by the coding sequence ATGACGCTGCACGGCCTCTCTGTACTCGTCACGGGCGCAGGTGGAGGAGTCGGGCGCGGCATCGCGCTGGCATGCGCCGCGGCAGGGGCACACGTCTTCGTCGGGACCCGCGGCCTCAACGGAGAGGCGGTTACCGGTGAAATCATCCGTCGAGGCGATAGGGCGACCTGGGTCAGCTGCGACGTGACCGACCGTGCGTCGGTGGTAGACGCGGTGTCGGCGGCCGTGACGAGCACCGGCCGATTGGATGCCGTCGTGCACAACGCGACCAGTTCGGCGTCCAGTCAGCCCCACGAGCTTGCGATGGTCGATGCGCAGCTATGGGAGGAGCATGTGTCGGTATCGTTGCGTGGTGCGTATTACTGTGCGCAGACCTCGTTCGAAGCGCTCAGTGCCCGTGGCGGAACATTCGTGGTGATGACGTCTGCCGCGGGAATGAAGGGCAGTGCGACGTTGCCGCTCTACTCTATGGTCAAGGGCGCGTTGCGGGGCTTCGCGAAAAGCCTGGCCCGTGAGTGGGCTTCAGTGGGTATCACCGTAAACGTTGTCTCCCCGATCGCGTACTCGACCGCGATGACGGCGGCGATCGAAGCCGATCCACTGATGGGCGAACGGCTCTCGCGTCACATACCACTCGGCCGTGTCGGTGACCCGGAAACTGACGTGGGTGCCGCGGTTGCCATGCTCCTTTGCCGAGATGCCAGATATGTGACCGGGCAGACGTTCGGCATCGACGGCGGGCACTTCACCAGCCTCTAG